The stretch of DNA TATCTCCGACGAGGAGAAATTAAACCTCAACTTAAAAAACGTTGAATACAACTTAAACACTTGGGCATTAACGCTAACGCCTGTTGAGCTCACTCAGAATGTCACTTTATATTTGGCAGAGGCTACGCCGCACAATGAGTTGCTCTCTGATCTTATCTCGATGCGTGACAAGCAAGTCGCCGTCGCGATTGGGATGTTGTTCATCTGCTTCGCTATCGTATGGTTTGTTGCTAATAGACTGTCTCAGCCTCTCAATACGCTGATGCAACTCACCGACAACATCGCACGATTTGACTTCAGGCGAACTCATTATCCCAAAAGCATGATTCAAGAAGTGGCTAACCTCGCCCACTCTATTGAGCTGATGGAACACACACTTCATGATCTTATTACGCTACTTCGAGACACGGCAGGTAATCAGGAATTTTCGATCTTAGCCAAAAATATTGCTCATCAAAGCTATTTAATTACCAAAGCAGAAACCATTGTCCTCTTCACTCAATCAAAAGAGAAAGATGTGTTTGATACGGCCGCGAACCTCGCCATTCTTCCCTTTAAGGCCGACATCAATGACTTCATCAAGCACACACCTTGGTTGCTGTGCCAACTTAAATCTGGAGAAACCATCCACTTAAACCGAGAAGACAATGTTCTCAACTATTACCAAGATTCGATCTTCAATTCAGATCTGTACCTGTTTCCACTATTAAACCGTGAGAAGTTGTTGGTGGGTATCGTCGCAATTGGCTATGAAAGACCGATTACTAAGATGCAGTCAGACAAGCACGCCTTCTTACGAGAACTGCTCAGCTTTGCGGAGATAGCCAAAGATAACATTGACCAAATGCAGCAACAGAAAGACATGCTTAATGCCTTTATCGAGTTGATTGCATCAGCTATTGATACCAAATCACCTTACACGGGCGCGCACTGCCAACGAGTGCCTGAACTGACCAAATGGCTGACTCAAGCAACCATTGATGATGACCGTTATTACCCGCAATTCTCATTGGATAGTAAACAGTGGGAAGAGTTAATGCTCGCCGCTTGGCTTCATGACTGCGGTAAAGTCACCACACCTGAATATGTGGTGGACAAAGCAACAAAACTGGAAACGATTTATGACCGAATCCACGAAGTTCGCATGCGCTTCGAGCTGTTAAAGCAACAAGCGGAAACCGACTACTGGAAAGCCATAGCGAACGGAGCGCTTCAAGAGGATCAGCTTAAGGTCCTCGAACAAAGCTTGTCAAAATTGGATGAAGAATTTGCCTTTGTTGCTGAGTGCAACCTTGGTGGAGAGTCGATGACGGACGAACAGCTAGAACGCTTAGACCGAATAGCCAAGCGCCAATGGAAACGAACACTCGACGATCAGCTAGGGTTATCTTGGTCTGAAAAAGAGAGATTCAACGAACAACAAGACACGACAGAGAAGAGTGAAGCTGAGCCAGCAAGAAAAAACCAAAGACTACCGGTGATGGAACCGCTACTTGCCGATAAGCCTGAGCATAAAATACCGTGGGATAATGGCTTTAGCCCTGCTGATGTATGGCAGGAAGCGTTTGTGCTTAAGCCAGGAGAGGTCAAATACAACCAAGGTGAACTGCACAATTTGAAAGTTCGTCGTGGTACGTTAAACGATGAAGAACGTTTCATGATCAACGATCATATTATTCAAACCTTCACCATGCTTAACAAGCTGCCTTATCCGTCTTACCTCCAGAATATTCCGGATATCGCCAGCGGACACCACGAGCGTATCGACGGCAAGGGCTACCCAAGAGGCTTAAGCGAAGACCAATTACCTCTGCAGTCCAGAGCGATGGCCATTGCCGATGTATTCGAAGCGCTCACCTCTAGTGATCGCCCGTATAAGAAAGGCAAACTCCTAAGCGAATCACTCAATATCATGACCGACATGGCCACCAGCGGTCATATCGATCCCAAGCTGTATTTGCTGTTCTTAGAAAACAAAATCTACGACAAATACGCTGAGCGATTCCTAGAGACTAAACAACGTTGCGAGATTGAACCAAACGAACACATCGACCGAGTAAAAGAGTACATACGCTCATTATTTTAAGTTTGAGCTAACCATTTAGTCTTTAGGCTATAAGATCAATGATTAGCTTTTAGCCGCAGAATCCAGCACCGCAACGTCCACTACAGTCGCTACAGCCACTGTGACTCGCGGTGTTTGCTTGGCTTTTGCTTTGCTGTGTCTCTTCGCTAATAGCGTGTTGGTAATGCTCGCCACAACAATCAGGTTAATGCCAATCATCTGCTGAGTAGAAAACACATCATCAAAGAACAAACCCTGCCATAAGGCGCTAAACAGCATGTTAGTAAAAATCAGTGGTGCCAACTGGGAACCGCTATCTGCAAGCTTATAAGCCTTGGAGCGGAAAATTTGAGTATTGATGGTAAACAGTGCGAGTCCAAATGCACCAAGTCCAATCCAACGCAAGTCATCAAACGACAGCAAAGTAGTTAAAGCTCCATACACACTGTCCCCCTTAAGTACATCTGGTACAGCAGAAACAGAAGTAAACACGAGCATAGGTATAACGAGTATTGCTGCGACTAAAAAGGTCCATGCGTTAAGCTCTGCTGGTGTCAGGCTGGTTTTAGATGCTCGGTACAGACTCACTTGCGAGCCAGAATTAAACACACCCGCTAGAAGTCCAAGCAATAGCGCAGGTCTAAAGAACTCCGAACCAAACTCAAACTGCGACCAATCTCCTGCCATCATCACTACGCCGAAAAATGTAATCGCTAAACATGCGATAGTCGTTGTATGAATCTTGGTTCCGAATATTAATTTTTCTAACAATGGAATAAACAGCGGCCCCGTACTGAATAACACCACACCTTCAACCAGCGTTAAGGTTTGTAGTGAAGTAAGGAAACACCACTGACACGCCACCATAAAGATCGCTCGCATCACTAAAGGTTTCCACATATCGAGTGAAGGTTTCGTAATTTTGTAAAACATCAAGAATAAGAATAAGAACAGACTGGGTAACAAAAAACGCACAAAACTGAGTAACGAGATTGGCATCACTTCAGATAGATACTTGGCCATCAAGCCACTCAAAGACAAACTGAACGTCGACAACAACATGAAAGTCGTCGCCTTGGTAATATCAGACATAATTATCACCTCCTATGACACCTATTTTAGAAGCGTGACGTGATGAAAAATAGCGAGTAATATTAACCATAACTGTAAGGAAAACTTACCAATGAAGAAACTCGTCCCGCTTAAATCCGTTTATGCTTTCATTGCTGTTGCTGAAACCGGCAGCATGACCGACGCTGCTCGAGTGTTGTTTGTCAGTCATTCTGCAGTAAGCCAAGCCATCAAATCACTAGAGCAACTGGTTAATAAACCGCTATTTCAGCGAGTAGGTCGTCGTGTTGTTCTTAATGCCGCCGGTAAGCGATATTATCGAAAGGTCGCGCCCGCACTTGAGCAAGTGATAGAAGCCACCGAAGAGCTTGCCAGAACGCCTAACGATCACCGTATCACTCTCAACATGGTGAATTCACTCGCGATGCACTGGTGGATCCCTCGAGTCCCAGAATTCCAAGCATTTGCTCCCTCACTTGATATCCGTATTTCGACATTAACCGGCCCTTTCGATATCGAACAAGAAGGTGTCGATATTGCCCTCGTACATGGCAAGCCAAACGAGTGGGAACAATATTACAGCGAAAAACTCGGCGACGACGACCTAGTCTTGGTGTGCAGCCCTGCTCTATTGAAAAACCAGACCGGATTAAACGTCCAGCAACTCGTCAAACAAAACCCGACCATTGGCGTTTTTAACCTCAGGCGACAACACGACTGGCAAGTCTGGTGCGACAATTACCAAATCCCAATGCCGACGTTCCACAGTAACTTGACGTTCGATGTCTCGATTCAAGCCGTGCAAGCTGCCATTCGTTCGCTTGGTGTATTAGTTACGCATCGCTTGTTTGTGAAAGATGACATCAGCCATGGGATGCTAGTGGAGTTGGGCGAACCCGTCGCGAATCCACACCAAGATTTCTATTTTGTTTGCCCAAAAAACAAATTAAAACAAGAAAGTGTGCTAAAACTGAGAACATGGTTGAGGCATGAATTCACACGCTCAGAGACAACTCTGAGCGATGTTATTCAAGAGTAAGACCAAACTATCAATCCATACAGAGAGTAACAGCTCATCAAGCTTACAAGAGGCCATTATGATTATTACCACCACTCAATCTGTTGAAGGCAAACGCATTGTCGATTACAAAGGAGTTATCGCCGGAGAGGCCATTCTAGGCGTTAACGTTTTCAAAGATATGTTTTCAGGAATCCGTGACTTTGTTGGTGGGCGTTCTGGCACTTATGAAAAAGAGCTAGAGAAAGCACGTAACTACGCCTTCAAAGAGCTAGAACAAAAAGCCATTGAAGCAGGCGCGAACGCGGTTGTGGGCGTAGATATCGATTACGAGGTACTAGGAACGGGTAATGGCATGCTAATGGTATCGGCGAGCGGCACGGCGGTTGTCGTCGCTTAATCGCCTAGTCGCTCAATCACTTAGTCACTTAGTCACTTAGTCACTTAGTCACTTAGTCACTTAAGATTTCAACACATGAGCACTTAATCTATTAGGATACTGAGCAATCAGGCAGCCTAATGAAAACTCGTTCCAACCCTTTGATGATTAGCCGCCAGAGGGTTAGAACGGTTTTAAGCTGACACTTAGCTTGATGTTACTGGTGCAACCTTTTGCCCTGAGAGCATGTCATCAAACGAGGCAACTCTCGACAAGAAGGCACCTTTATTTTCAGGTAAGATAGAACTCGCTAAAGGTAAGTTCGCTTTCATCGAATCCACAGCTCTTCCTCGCACCAGTACTTCAAAATGCAAATGCGGCCCGGTTACGCGACCAGTCGTGCCTGACAACGCAATTTTCTGCCCACGCTTAACCTGTTGCCCCTTCTTAACCAAGAATCGGCTCAAATGCAGATAGCGAGTTTTGTAAACACTGTTATGTTCAATCACTATGTATTTCCCCGCATACGGGTGGTTACGAATAGCAATAACTCGACCGTCACTGGTTGAATAAACTGGCGAACCTACAGGTGTTGCGAAGTCAGTACCATTATGTGGAGATATACGTCCGGTCACTGGGTGCTTACGGTACGGGTTAAATGGCGAAGTAATTCTTCGGAATTGTTTGTCTATTGGGTAGCGATTGAACGCTTGCTCAAGGCTGTTACCCTCTCTGTCGTAGAAGCGTCCATCTGGAGCAAGAAACGCGGCCACTTCCTTACCTCGTAACGTAATCGATATGCCTTGGACCTCTGTTTTTCCTGTTAGATGGTCGCCTGTGTATTGCTCCTTAACCAACACATTAAACTCATCGCCCGCTCTTAACTGCTTTGAGAAGTTAATCTTGTCTCTTAACGTTCGAGTAATATTGGCTATCTGGGCGGTTGTTAATCCCGCTTTGTATGCTGACGTTGAAAAACTGCCATGAACGGTGCCCTTATAGAGCTTTTCTTTCCATTCGCCAGGCATTTCATGGAATTGGTAATTAAAGCTTCCATCATCATTTTTAGTGAAGACAGCTTGCTCTACGAGACTTTCATGGAAAATCAGCTCTACGAGTTGTTTAGAGTCACTATCCAAAAGCAACTCTAGATGATCGCCAGGCTTTATTGTATCGAGCTTCAAAGACTCAAGATCCGCTTCCATCACTTTTTGAACTGTCTCATAAGGCAGTTTCCATGACGAAAATATGTTGCTGAGCGTATCTCCAACCTTCACGAAATAATGAACTTTTATCAACGTTCTTGAGCTTGCCTCTGAATCTGTATATGAGTTTGATGCCCCCTCTTGATGAGTTAATAAATCTTTATAAGGGGTGACTTGAATTGAGATTTCTTCTGGTGCTTCGGATTGAAAATGGAGCAAAACGGAAAGCGAGAATGCACTGATAGCGATCACGATCAGGCCAATAGGGAGGAACTTCATAAAATACTTAGCGGTTATAACAAGGAACTTGGCAAGTGTTATAACATAACAATTAATTCAAAAGAATAAACGAAATGTAAGAAACCGTTCCACAAAAGTTGCCAAAATATGGTGGGCGTGTGAAGCCCACCACCTTAAGTGACATTACTCTTCACAAAGCGCTTCAAAACGATCTAAGCCGCGCAGCATCTCAAAGTCTGGCTCTTCAGCTAGCAACTCTCTCATTGAACCACTCGCTTCAATAGAACGCTCTAAGTCATCGATAGCCTGACCTTCTGCTCCTAACCTTGCATACGAACAAGCACGTTGATACAAGGCGTGGGCATTTTGGTCATCCACTTCTAACACGCGGTTACATAGGCTCATTGCCCAGTGGTATTCCTGCATATCCATCGCAGCATCCGCTTTATAGGTCAACGCTTCTAAATCACCCGGACGAACCTTCAATATCTCATCGTAAATTTCAATCTTCTGCTCGGCGGTTTGAGCGTTTTGCGCTCTGAGCCATAAATTGTGAATCTCATTGATGATTTCGATTTCTCGGTTGTTCTCTGAGATAATTCTGGTCTTACGCTTAAGATCCCTTTCAAGAACATTGAATTTCTTCTCGTAGTCTTGAGCAATCGAATTAAGTCGCTGGTCAGCCATTTCTTTGGTGGTGTGTTTGAGGTCTTTCAGTGATTGCCAACCAACCAATGCAATAAGAGAAGCAACACCCGCAATAATGTAGAAGAAATACGTGACCGTGACATTGGCATAATTCAATGACTTATCGGCGACTGTAAGCTCACGATCGGTCATCTGAATGGTCAAGCGCCTTTCCAGATCTTGCTGTTCCATTCGCAACTGCTTCAACTCATCTAAGATGTAGCGTTCCA from Vibrio splendidus encodes:
- a CDS encoding HD domain-containing phosphohydrolase, whose amino-acid sequence is MRRRRYPLSIHITSLFLILTTLVGTVLISISYRHSQELLLGTVREVSNEHRDKLESVFKQAIAPVITTLNVMAVSPFVAHQTSSVEKESWLASVDIIFKQNTNLVALFYGSEDGDFRIFRPLSSIKQRADNNAPAKATMMVSSTNLDGENFITFLDGAHQVISTRQAESKFNPTTRPWFRNAKPDGSIQLSEPYLFYFLQTNGITLSRRSLDGKHVVGADFTLKSLSSQISELAYSPQTRLALFDQHFNLLGQHQLDLSIPKLTSQPNDTSKTEKTNNQTTGKLSGSEQDLSFFNVPKREQMEALKASVIAPLISDEEKLNLNLKNVEYNLNTWALTLTPVELTQNVTLYLAEATPHNELLSDLISMRDKQVAVAIGMLFICFAIVWFVANRLSQPLNTLMQLTDNIARFDFRRTHYPKSMIQEVANLAHSIELMEHTLHDLITLLRDTAGNQEFSILAKNIAHQSYLITKAETIVLFTQSKEKDVFDTAANLAILPFKADINDFIKHTPWLLCQLKSGETIHLNREDNVLNYYQDSIFNSDLYLFPLLNREKLLVGIVAIGYERPITKMQSDKHAFLRELLSFAEIAKDNIDQMQQQKDMLNAFIELIASAIDTKSPYTGAHCQRVPELTKWLTQATIDDDRYYPQFSLDSKQWEELMLAAWLHDCGKVTTPEYVVDKATKLETIYDRIHEVRMRFELLKQQAETDYWKAIANGALQEDQLKVLEQSLSKLDEEFAFVAECNLGGESMTDEQLERLDRIAKRQWKRTLDDQLGLSWSEKERFNEQQDTTEKSEAEPARKNQRLPVMEPLLADKPEHKIPWDNGFSPADVWQEAFVLKPGEVKYNQGELHNLKVRRGTLNDEERFMINDHIIQTFTMLNKLPYPSYLQNIPDIASGHHERIDGKGYPRGLSEDQLPLQSRAMAIADVFEALTSSDRPYKKGKLLSESLNIMTDMATSGHIDPKLYLLFLENKIYDKYAERFLETKQRCEIEPNEHIDRVKEYIRSLF
- a CDS encoding DMT family transporter, which codes for MSDITKATTFMLLSTFSLSLSGLMAKYLSEVMPISLLSFVRFLLPSLFLFLFLMFYKITKPSLDMWKPLVMRAIFMVACQWCFLTSLQTLTLVEGVVLFSTGPLFIPLLEKLIFGTKIHTTTIACLAITFFGVVMMAGDWSQFEFGSEFFRPALLLGLLAGVFNSGSQVSLYRASKTSLTPAELNAWTFLVAAILVIPMLVFTSVSAVPDVLKGDSVYGALTTLLSFDDLRWIGLGAFGLALFTINTQIFRSKAYKLADSGSQLAPLIFTNMLFSALWQGLFFDDVFSTQQMIGINLIVVASITNTLLAKRHSKAKAKQTPRVTVAVATVVDVAVLDSAAKS
- a CDS encoding LysR substrate-binding domain-containing protein → MKKLVPLKSVYAFIAVAETGSMTDAARVLFVSHSAVSQAIKSLEQLVNKPLFQRVGRRVVLNAAGKRYYRKVAPALEQVIEATEELARTPNDHRITLNMVNSLAMHWWIPRVPEFQAFAPSLDIRISTLTGPFDIEQEGVDIALVHGKPNEWEQYYSEKLGDDDLVLVCSPALLKNQTGLNVQQLVKQNPTIGVFNLRRQHDWQVWCDNYQIPMPTFHSNLTFDVSIQAVQAAIRSLGVLVTHRLFVKDDISHGMLVELGEPVANPHQDFYFVCPKNKLKQESVLKLRTWLRHEFTRSETTLSDVIQE
- a CDS encoding heavy metal-binding domain-containing protein, with the translated sequence MIITTTQSVEGKRIVDYKGVIAGEAILGVNVFKDMFSGIRDFVGGRSGTYEKELEKARNYAFKELEQKAIEAGANAVVGVDIDYEVLGTGNGMLMVSASGTAVVVA
- a CDS encoding peptidoglycan DD-metalloendopeptidase family protein produces the protein MKFLPIGLIVIAISAFSLSVLLHFQSEAPEEISIQVTPYKDLLTHQEGASNSYTDSEASSRTLIKVHYFVKVGDTLSNIFSSWKLPYETVQKVMEADLESLKLDTIKPGDHLELLLDSDSKQLVELIFHESLVEQAVFTKNDDGSFNYQFHEMPGEWKEKLYKGTVHGSFSTSAYKAGLTTAQIANITRTLRDKINFSKQLRAGDEFNVLVKEQYTGDHLTGKTEVQGISITLRGKEVAAFLAPDGRFYDREGNSLEQAFNRYPIDKQFRRITSPFNPYRKHPVTGRISPHNGTDFATPVGSPVYSTSDGRVIAIRNHPYAGKYIVIEHNSVYKTRYLHLSRFLVKKGQQVKRGQKIALSGTTGRVTGPHLHFEVLVRGRAVDSMKANLPLASSILPENKGAFLSRVASFDDMLSGQKVAPVTSS
- a CDS encoding tetratricopeptide repeat protein, which produces MLRTLLIAVLSLVTTMSFASEEVKYSEKEYVDRPLMERYILDELKQLRMEQQDLERRLTIQMTDRELTVADKSLNYANVTVTYFFYIIAGVASLIALVGWQSLKDLKHTTKEMADQRLNSIAQDYEKKFNVLERDLKRKTRIISENNREIEIINEIHNLWLRAQNAQTAEQKIEIYDEILKVRPGDLEALTYKADAAMDMQEYHWAMSLCNRVLEVDDQNAHALYQRACSYARLGAEGQAIDDLERSIEASGSMRELLAEEPDFEMLRGLDRFEALCEE